The Acidobacteriota bacterium nucleotide sequence AAGAGGTCAAGGGGCAAACCAAGCCCTACCAGCTCCGCCAACTCCTGAAGCTGGTCGAGCGGTACAATCTGACCCTGGAGGACAGCCCATGACCGACTACCACATCAACATCTTCTTCAGTGACGAGGATGGCGGCTACATCGCGGACATCCCTGACCTGGAGGCTTGCTCAGCCTTCGGCGCTACCGCCGAGGAAGCGCTCTCCGAGGTCGAGCGAGCGAAAGCGGCCTGGCTCAAAGCAGCCGAGGAAACGGGAAAGCCCGTCCCGCCACCGCGCTACCGGCCGGCGATTTACCAGGTATCGGGTTAGAGCCCAAGGCAGAGGCCTCGGCCCACTCGCTGGATCGGAATCCAGCGAGCAGCTCGACTCGAAGAGATTTCTAGCGACCCGCGATGCAAAGCACCGAAGAAGAAGCCCGGCAACTTCTCGACCTTCTTAG carries:
- a CDS encoding type II toxin-antitoxin system HicB family antitoxin → MTDYHINIFFSDEDGGYIADIPDLEACSAFGATAEEALSEVERAKAAWLKAAEETGKPVPPPRYRPAIYQVSG